A window of the Streptomyces formicae genome harbors these coding sequences:
- a CDS encoding helix-turn-helix domain-containing protein codes for MAAAGERPLNEVKFLTVAEVASVMRVSKMTVYRLVHSGHLPAIRVGRSFRVPEQAVHEYLRESFVGVESA; via the coding sequence ATGGCTGCTGCTGGCGAGAGGCCTCTCAACGAGGTCAAGTTCCTGACCGTGGCGGAAGTCGCCTCGGTGATGCGCGTGTCGAAGATGACCGTGTACCGCTTGGTGCACAGCGGTCATCTGCCGGCCATCCGGGTGGGAAGGTCCTTCCGGGTTCCGGAGCAAGCGGTTCACGAGTACCTCCGCGAGTCCTTTGTGGGGGTCGAGTCCGCCTGA
- a CDS encoding NAD-dependent epimerase/dehydratase family protein, whose translation MGKVVLVTGVARQLGGRFVRRIQRDPEVDRVVGVDAVTPEHGLGGADFVRADIRQPAIARVLAEHGVDTVVHMDVTGTPLGSGGRTSVKETNVIGTMQLLGACQKSPTVKRLVVKSSTSVYGSAPRDPAVFTETTPPKSLPSGGFAKDAVEVEGYVRGFARRRPDVAVCVLRFANILGPRADSPLADYFSLPVLPTVFGYDPRLQFVHEDDVIDVLRIASHEPRRGTLNSGTFNVAGDGVLLLSQCSRRLGRPTVPVLLPAVTWVGSALRTVGVTDFSPEQIRLLTHGRVVSTVQMRETLGFAPAYTTAETFAEFARSRAPGLLPPEAVARAVDRIAALPEAAGCGRRSADGATDKAADTAAGPASTSTHSAG comes from the coding sequence TTGGGCAAGGTCGTGCTCGTCACCGGTGTGGCCCGGCAGCTCGGGGGCCGCTTCGTCCGCCGCATCCAGCGGGACCCCGAAGTGGACCGGGTGGTCGGCGTCGACGCGGTGACCCCGGAGCACGGACTCGGCGGCGCCGACTTCGTCCGCGCGGACATCCGGCAGCCCGCCATAGCCCGCGTGCTGGCCGAGCACGGTGTCGACACCGTCGTCCACATGGACGTCACCGGCACACCACTGGGATCGGGCGGCAGGACCTCGGTCAAGGAGACCAACGTCATCGGCACCATGCAGCTGCTCGGTGCCTGCCAGAAATCGCCGACCGTCAAGCGGCTCGTCGTCAAGTCCAGTACGAGCGTGTACGGCTCCGCCCCCCGTGACCCGGCCGTGTTCACCGAGACCACCCCGCCCAAGTCCCTCCCCAGCGGCGGCTTCGCCAAGGACGCGGTGGAGGTGGAGGGGTACGTACGCGGCTTCGCACGCCGCAGGCCGGACGTGGCGGTGTGCGTGCTGCGGTTCGCGAACATTCTCGGACCGCGCGCCGACTCCCCGCTCGCCGACTACTTCTCGCTGCCCGTCCTGCCCACGGTCTTCGGCTACGACCCGCGGCTGCAGTTCGTCCACGAGGACGACGTCATCGACGTACTGCGGATCGCCTCCCACGAGCCGCGCCGCGGAACCCTCAACAGCGGCACGTTCAATGTCGCGGGCGATGGGGTGCTGCTGCTGTCGCAGTGTTCCCGGCGGCTGGGCCGTCCGACGGTGCCGGTGCTGCTGCCTGCCGTCACCTGGGTCGGTTCCGCGCTGCGTACGGTCGGGGTCACCGACTTCTCCCCCGAGCAGATCCGGCTGCTCACCCACGGGCGGGTGGTGAGCACGGTCCAGATGCGCGAGACGCTGGGCTTCGCCCCCGCGTACACGACCGCGGAGACCTTCGCGGAGTTCGCGCGCAGCCGCGCGCCCGGGCTGCTGCCGCCGGAGGCCGTGGCCAGAGCGGTGGACAGGATCGCCGCACTGCCCGAGGCGGCGGGCTGCGGCAGGCGCAGCGCGGACGGCGCCACGGACAAGGCGGCGGACACCGCGGCGGGCCCTGCTTCGACCAGCACTCACAGCGCCGGATGA
- a CDS encoding MFS transporter, whose product MTDARLRRGRGSLAFGFFAQGVTFALLVTRIPAIQDRYGISDGLLPVFLAAVPILAGVGSVATEKLVARVRPGVVLRWSQPVVLLSLLAVGAGAEMWQLALALGAFGLAVGALDASMNMLGVSLQQAYGRSIMLGFHATYSLGGIVGASLAWAGAHWDLALVVSYLPAVAVLLPAALIGSRWYVDAKSRAGREEGPRAPAVAFSALLPLCLVMTFAYIGDSTVSNWSAKYLQDALGSSEELATLPYNAYMVTTLLGRAVGDLGVRRFGAVAVVRCGTVLAGGGFAVVAVAPGAWVGLAGFTLLGLGLCVIVPQTFAAAGRAFPGAASDVAVARVNVFNYVGFVIGSPLVGALGDVWNYRGAMLVPMVLVLVTLVYARSFATESDRYGGVHERPRTVDVGRGGNEV is encoded by the coding sequence ATGACGGATGCGCGGTTGCGGCGTGGGCGGGGATCACTGGCGTTCGGCTTCTTCGCGCAGGGGGTGACCTTTGCGCTGCTCGTGACCCGTATCCCGGCGATTCAGGACCGGTACGGGATATCCGACGGCCTGCTGCCGGTGTTCCTGGCGGCCGTGCCGATCCTGGCCGGTGTCGGCAGTGTGGCGACCGAGAAGCTCGTGGCGCGTGTGCGGCCAGGGGTGGTGCTGAGGTGGTCGCAGCCCGTGGTGCTGCTGTCGTTGCTGGCGGTCGGTGCCGGCGCGGAGATGTGGCAGCTCGCGCTGGCCCTGGGGGCGTTCGGTCTGGCCGTCGGTGCGCTGGACGCGTCCATGAACATGCTCGGGGTGAGCCTGCAGCAGGCGTACGGGCGCAGCATCATGCTCGGCTTCCACGCCACGTACAGCCTGGGCGGGATCGTGGGGGCGTCGCTCGCGTGGGCGGGGGCGCACTGGGATCTGGCGCTGGTGGTGTCGTATCTGCCGGCGGTGGCGGTGCTGCTGCCGGCCGCGCTCATCGGGAGCCGGTGGTACGTGGACGCGAAGAGCCGCGCCGGCCGTGAGGAGGGGCCGCGGGCTCCGGCGGTCGCGTTCTCGGCGCTGCTTCCGCTGTGTCTGGTGATGACGTTCGCGTACATCGGGGATTCGACGGTCTCCAACTGGAGCGCGAAGTACCTCCAGGACGCACTGGGGAGCTCGGAGGAGCTGGCGACCCTTCCCTACAACGCGTACATGGTGACGACGCTGCTGGGGCGGGCGGTGGGGGATCTCGGGGTGCGGCGATTCGGGGCGGTCGCGGTCGTGCGGTGCGGGACGGTGCTGGCCGGAGGCGGGTTCGCGGTGGTGGCCGTGGCACCGGGCGCATGGGTGGGGCTCGCGGGGTTCACCCTGCTGGGGCTGGGGTTGTGCGTGATCGTGCCGCAGACGTTCGCCGCGGCGGGGCGGGCGTTTCCCGGGGCGGCGAGTGATGTGGCCGTGGCCCGGGTGAATGTCTTCAACTACGTGGGATTTGTGATCGGGTCGCCGCTCGTCGGCGCGCTCGGGGACGTGTGGAACTACCGGGGCGCGATGCTCGTCCCGATGGTGTTGGTCCTGGTGACGCTCGTGTATGCCCGGTCGTTCGCGACGGAGTCCGACCGATACGGTGGCGTTCATGAGCGGCCGCGCACTGTTGATGTGGGACGAGGCGGTAACGAGGTATGA
- a CDS encoding acetoin utilization protein AcuC, with translation MSGRALLMWDEAVTRYDFGPDHPMDPVRLALTMGLVRAYGLDRAVDVVAAKPAGESTLRLVHREDYVAAVRAASVDPSAADQAYGLGTMDDPAFAGMHEVSALIAGQSVGAAEAVWRGEAEHAVNFAGGLHHAMPGAASGFCIYNDASLAIARLLELGAERVAYVDVDVHHGDGVQAAFWDDPRVLTISLHEHPSLLFPGTGWPEETGGSGPGEGSAVNVALPAGTGDEGWLRAFHAVVPELLADFRPQVLVTQHGADTHFEDPLAHLAVSLDAQRMVQEACHALAHEWVEGGRWVALGGGGYAVVDVVPRSWTHLVGIAGHAPVDPESVTPASWRDEVYARTRQLGPGRMTDGRTPQWRAWESGYDPADRLDQAVRATRRAVFPLRGMLA, from the coding sequence ATGAGCGGCCGCGCACTGTTGATGTGGGACGAGGCGGTAACGAGGTATGACTTCGGGCCCGACCATCCGATGGATCCGGTACGGCTTGCGCTGACCATGGGGTTGGTGCGGGCGTACGGGCTGGACCGCGCGGTGGATGTGGTGGCGGCCAAGCCGGCCGGGGAGTCGACGCTGCGGCTGGTCCACCGCGAGGACTATGTGGCGGCCGTGCGTGCGGCGTCCGTGGACCCGAGTGCGGCGGACCAGGCGTACGGGCTGGGGACGATGGACGACCCGGCCTTCGCCGGCATGCACGAGGTGTCTGCGCTGATCGCGGGCCAGTCCGTGGGGGCGGCGGAGGCCGTGTGGCGGGGAGAGGCCGAGCACGCGGTGAACTTCGCGGGCGGGCTGCACCACGCGATGCCGGGCGCCGCGTCGGGGTTCTGCATCTACAACGACGCGTCGTTGGCGATCGCACGGCTGCTGGAGCTGGGCGCGGAGCGGGTCGCGTACGTGGACGTGGACGTGCATCACGGAGACGGGGTGCAGGCGGCGTTCTGGGACGACCCGAGAGTGCTGACGATCTCGCTGCACGAGCACCCGAGCCTGCTGTTTCCGGGAACGGGGTGGCCGGAGGAGACGGGCGGCTCGGGGCCGGGGGAGGGCTCGGCCGTCAATGTGGCGCTGCCTGCGGGGACGGGCGACGAGGGATGGCTGCGGGCGTTCCACGCGGTGGTGCCGGAGCTGCTGGCGGACTTCAGGCCGCAGGTGCTGGTGACGCAGCATGGGGCGGATACGCACTTCGAGGACCCGCTGGCGCATCTGGCCGTGTCGCTGGATGCCCAGCGGATGGTGCAGGAGGCGTGTCACGCGCTCGCGCACGAGTGGGTCGAAGGCGGGCGCTGGGTGGCGCTCGGAGGCGGCGGGTACGCCGTGGTGGATGTCGTGCCGCGGTCGTGGACGCACTTGGTGGGGATCGCGGGGCACGCGCCGGTGGACCCGGAGTCGGTGACTCCGGCGTCGTGGCGCGATGAGGTGTACGCGCGTACGCGGCAGTTGGGGCCGGGGAGGATGACGGACGGGCGGACGCCGCAGTGGCGGGCGTGGGAGTCCGGGTACGACCCGGCGGACCGGCTGGACCAGGCGGTGCGCGCGACGAGGCGGGCGGTTTTCCCGCTGCGGGGGATGCTGGCGTAG
- a CDS encoding glutaredoxin family protein: protein MSPLLRRTKKKAGERVVTLIGKPGCHLCDDARAVIEGVCAETGAAWEEKDITQDEELHRAYWEQIPVVLVDGEQHTFWRVDAGRLRRELRA from the coding sequence ATGAGTCCTCTGCTGCGGCGCACCAAGAAGAAGGCCGGCGAACGGGTCGTGACCTTGATCGGGAAGCCCGGGTGTCATCTCTGTGACGACGCCCGGGCTGTGATCGAGGGGGTGTGCGCGGAGACCGGCGCCGCGTGGGAGGAGAAGGACATCACCCAGGACGAGGAGCTGCACCGGGCCTACTGGGAGCAGATTCCGGTCGTCCTGGTGGACGGTGAACAGCACACCTTCTGGCGTGTCGACGCCGGCCGGCTGCGTCGCGAGCTCCGGGCCTGA
- a CDS encoding HAD family hydrolase, with translation MRYDLVIFDNDGVLVDSEPISNTILAAYLTELGHPTSYEDSLRDYMGAAVHRVHDLVLERTGKRLPGDFDDTLHARVFATFERELEAVRGVVDVLGKLKAEGVTYCVASSGSHERIRVGHRKTGLDTWFRDETIFSAQDVGRGKPAPDLFLYAAERMGVPPERCAVVEDSPLGVAAARAAGMDVYGFTAMTSEAELDGAQGYFDDMALLLGLLERPHL, from the coding sequence ATGCGCTATGACCTCGTCATCTTCGACAACGACGGTGTGCTCGTCGACAGTGAGCCGATCTCCAACACCATCCTGGCTGCCTATTTGACCGAGCTCGGGCATCCCACGTCGTACGAGGACTCTCTCCGGGACTACATGGGGGCCGCCGTGCACCGGGTGCACGACCTGGTGCTGGAGCGGACGGGCAAGCGCCTGCCCGGGGATTTCGACGACACGCTGCATGCTCGCGTCTTCGCCACATTCGAGCGGGAGTTGGAGGCAGTGCGGGGCGTCGTCGACGTGCTGGGGAAGCTGAAGGCCGAGGGGGTGACGTACTGCGTGGCGTCCTCCGGCAGTCATGAGCGGATCCGGGTCGGGCATCGCAAGACCGGGCTTGACACATGGTTCCGGGACGAGACCATTTTCAGCGCGCAGGACGTGGGGCGCGGGAAGCCGGCACCAGATCTGTTTCTGTATGCGGCCGAGCGCATGGGGGTCCCACCGGAGCGGTGTGCTGTCGTCGAGGACAGCCCGCTCGGCGTGGCCGCGGCACGGGCCGCGGGGATGGACGTGTACGGGTTCACGGCGATGACGTCCGAGGCCGAGCTGGACGGGGCGCAGGGGTACTTCGACGACATGGCCCTGCTGCTCGGACTGCTCGAACGACCACACCTCTGA
- a CDS encoding phosphatase yields MVSRGALRAHLLAARLAGPVATSREESLRSYRLFAARDPRVMLGLDPEWAWGERDLIALMADKCGVSGDPGHVSGPDVIDPERTLSGLDAFAERLGDAAGRQAPVLFGTGHPHRLLGFYAELADALSAAGCPVLTPAQGRCVDITTRFGVRTYHLDYVRRVALVREPGAEDLAHHAGVHTHSPLPIRVALDGLAEAGGPLPALVVGDHGWVCGAGQLGFDAIGLADTDDPALFVGEAEGRVSVTVPLDDAVRSDYYRPLTRYVINRACLSQ; encoded by the coding sequence GTGGTGAGCAGGGGAGCGTTGCGGGCGCATTTGTTGGCGGCGAGGCTGGCGGGGCCCGTGGCCACGTCCAGGGAGGAGAGTCTGCGCAGCTATCGGCTGTTCGCGGCGCGGGATCCGCGGGTGATGCTCGGGCTCGATCCCGAATGGGCCTGGGGCGAGCGGGACTTGATCGCGTTGATGGCCGACAAGTGCGGGGTCTCGGGTGACCCCGGCCATGTGTCAGGGCCGGATGTGATCGATCCCGAGCGGACGTTGAGCGGGTTGGACGCGTTCGCCGAGCGGCTCGGCGATGCCGCCGGGCGGCAGGCTCCGGTGCTGTTCGGGACCGGGCACCCGCATCGGCTGCTCGGGTTCTACGCCGAGCTGGCAGACGCATTGTCGGCGGCAGGCTGTCCCGTACTCACACCGGCGCAGGGGCGATGTGTCGACATAACGACCCGGTTTGGCGTACGTACGTACCACCTCGACTACGTACGACGGGTCGCGCTGGTGCGGGAGCCCGGGGCGGAGGACCTCGCCCACCACGCTGGTGTACATACCCACTCACCCCTCCCGATTCGGGTCGCACTGGACGGACTGGCCGAGGCCGGTGGGCCGCTGCCCGCGCTGGTCGTCGGGGACCACGGCTGGGTCTGCGGAGCAGGTCAGCTGGGGTTCGACGCCATCGGGCTGGCCGATACGGACGACCCGGCGCTGTTCGTCGGCGAGGCCGAGGGGCGCGTATCGGTCACCGTTCCGCTTGATGACGCCGTGCGGTCCGATTACTACCGGCCGCTTACTCGCTATGTAATCAATCGAGCGTGTCTGTCACAGTAG
- a CDS encoding ECF subfamily RNA polymerase sigma factor, BldN family yields MYPHVGVDASGLATLRATVLDHLRGFVPTAYAVPAFAAPGPAALGPAGPCYALADGGAAVGRRGGRAGASTTARRPSADSDSARMMELVERAQAGEAEAFGRLYDQYSDTVYRYIYYRVGGKATAEDLTSETFLRALRRISTFTWQGRDFGAWLVTIARNLVADHFKSSRFRLEVTTGEMLDANEVERSPEDSVLESLSNAALLEAVRKLNPQQQECVTLRFLQGLSVAETARVMGKNEGAIKTLQYRAVRTLARLLPDDAR; encoded by the coding sequence GTGTACCCACACGTCGGGGTTGACGCCTCGGGCCTGGCTACGCTGCGCGCAACGGTCCTCGACCACTTGCGCGGCTTCGTCCCCACCGCGTACGCCGTCCCCGCATTCGCCGCGCCGGGCCCTGCCGCCCTCGGCCCTGCCGGCCCCTGCTATGCCCTGGCGGACGGCGGCGCGGCGGTGGGCAGACGGGGTGGCCGCGCGGGCGCTTCGACCACCGCCCGCCGGCCGAGCGCGGACAGCGACAGCGCCCGCATGATGGAGCTCGTCGAGCGCGCCCAGGCGGGCGAGGCCGAGGCCTTCGGCCGCCTCTACGACCAGTACAGCGACACCGTCTACCGCTACATCTACTACCGTGTCGGCGGCAAAGCGACGGCGGAGGATCTCACCAGCGAGACCTTCCTGCGCGCCCTGCGCCGTATCTCCACCTTCACCTGGCAGGGGCGCGACTTCGGAGCGTGGCTGGTCACCATCGCACGCAATCTGGTCGCCGACCATTTCAAGTCGAGCCGTTTCCGACTGGAAGTGACCACCGGCGAAATGCTCGACGCCAACGAGGTCGAGCGCAGCCCCGAGGACTCGGTGCTCGAGTCGCTGTCGAACGCGGCGCTGCTGGAGGCCGTCCGCAAGCTGAACCCGCAGCAGCAGGAATGCGTCACGCTGCGCTTCCTGCAAGGGCTCTCGGTGGCCGAGACCGCCCGCGTGATGGGCAAGAACGAAGGTGCGATCAAGACCTTGCAGTACCGCGCCGTCCGAACCCTGGCGAGACTCCTCCCCGACGATGCCCGCTGA
- a CDS encoding 30S ribosomal protein bS22: MGSVIKKRRKRMAKKKHRKLLKRTRVQRRNKK; the protein is encoded by the coding sequence GTGGGCTCTGTTATCAAGAAGCGGCGCAAGCGGATGGCTAAGAAGAAGCACCGCAAGCTGCTCAAGCGCACGCGTGTTCAGCGTCGCAACAAGAAGTAA
- a CDS encoding lysophospholipid acyltransferase family protein, with amino-acid sequence MADAKVIPFDDDRSRAGASQRPLRRRSGAGRRKTSAEAVAVREVPVGAVPGQPDRELPGVTGNGTASPNAAGGAREGAAPVWGASGQGPGQGHEHGQGQPGEARDPGMRETGGESGRGNWDRRIAGGLSFLRRRLTGDYEVDEFGYDKELTDQVLMSLVRPLYEKYFRVEVKGIENIPSHGGALVVANHSGTLPLDGLMMQVAVHDNHPADRHLRLLAADLVFVLPVINELARKAGHTLACSEDAERLLQQGEVVGVMPEGFKGIGKPFSERYKLQRFGRGGFVSTALRAGVPIVPCSIVGAEEIYPMIGNAKTVARVLGFPYFPITPTFPWLGPLGAVPLPTKWTIQFGEPIPTDGYPPEAAEDPMLMFNLTDQVREQIQHTLYKLLVQRRSVFF; translated from the coding sequence ATGGCGGACGCCAAGGTCATTCCGTTCGACGACGACCGGTCACGTGCGGGCGCGTCGCAGCGTCCGTTGCGGCGACGCTCGGGGGCAGGCAGGCGCAAGACCTCCGCCGAGGCCGTGGCGGTGCGCGAAGTGCCGGTTGGCGCGGTGCCCGGACAACCTGACAGAGAGCTGCCCGGTGTGACGGGCAACGGCACGGCATCCCCCAACGCGGCCGGTGGCGCGCGCGAGGGGGCCGCCCCGGTGTGGGGTGCCTCGGGCCAGGGCCCGGGCCAGGGCCACGAGCACGGTCAGGGGCAGCCGGGCGAGGCGCGTGATCCCGGTATGCGGGAGACGGGCGGCGAGTCCGGCCGGGGCAACTGGGACCGGCGGATCGCGGGCGGACTGTCGTTTCTGCGGCGCCGGCTCACCGGGGACTACGAGGTCGACGAGTTCGGCTACGACAAGGAGCTCACCGACCAGGTGCTCATGTCGCTCGTGCGCCCGCTGTACGAGAAGTACTTCAGGGTCGAGGTGAAGGGCATCGAGAACATCCCGTCGCACGGCGGGGCGCTCGTGGTGGCCAATCACTCCGGGACGCTGCCGCTCGACGGGCTGATGATGCAGGTCGCGGTCCACGACAACCACCCCGCGGACCGCCATCTGCGGCTGCTCGCCGCGGACCTGGTCTTCGTGCTGCCGGTGATAAACGAACTGGCGCGGAAGGCAGGGCACACCCTTGCCTGCTCGGAGGACGCGGAGCGGCTGCTTCAGCAGGGTGAGGTCGTCGGGGTGATGCCCGAGGGCTTCAAGGGCATCGGGAAGCCCTTCAGCGAGCGCTACAAGCTCCAGCGCTTCGGGCGGGGAGGCTTCGTCTCCACGGCGCTTCGGGCGGGCGTACCGATCGTGCCGTGCTCGATCGTCGGGGCGGAGGAGATCTACCCGATGATCGGTAACGCGAAAACGGTCGCGCGGGTGCTGGGGTTCCCGTACTTCCCGATCACGCCGACCTTCCCCTGGCTGGGGCCGCTCGGGGCGGTGCCGCTGCCGACGAAGTGGACGATCCAGTTCGGGGAGCCGATCCCGACGGACGGCTATCCGCCGGAGGCGGCGGAGGACCCGATGCTGATGTTCAACCTGACCGATCAGGTGCGCGAGCAGATCCAGCACACGCTGTACAAGCTGCTGGTGCAGCGGCGGTCCGTGTTCTTCTGA
- a CDS encoding redox-sensing transcriptional repressor Rex — MATGRTHRPATRSRGIPEATVARLPLYLRALTALSERSVPTVSSEELAAAAGVNSAKLRKDFSYLGSYGTRGVGYDVEYLVYQISRELGLTQDWPVVIVGIGNLGAALANYGGFASRGFRVAALIDADPAMAGKPVAGIPVQHSDELEKIISDNGVSIGVIATPAGAAQPVCDRLVAAGVTSILNFAPTVLSVPDGVDVRKVDLSIELQILAFHEQRKAGEESEADAALPPVGAHGAGSAAAAAEATGSGVSAQAPAAVPTDAGATTAAPAAAGAGSGTGAAAAASAGAGRKGPDGDVPAVMPA, encoded by the coding sequence GTGGCAACTGGCCGAACTCACCGACCGGCGACTCGTAGCCGAGGAATCCCCGAGGCCACCGTCGCCCGGCTTCCGCTGTATCTGCGCGCACTGACCGCGCTGTCGGAGCGTTCCGTGCCGACGGTCTCCTCCGAGGAGCTCGCGGCCGCGGCCGGAGTCAACTCCGCGAAGCTGCGGAAGGACTTCTCGTACCTCGGTTCGTACGGCACGCGGGGCGTTGGCTACGACGTCGAGTACCTAGTCTACCAGATCTCCCGCGAACTCGGCCTCACCCAGGACTGGCCGGTCGTGATCGTCGGTATCGGTAACCTCGGCGCCGCGCTCGCCAACTACGGTGGCTTCGCCTCCCGCGGCTTCCGCGTCGCCGCACTGATCGACGCGGACCCGGCGATGGCGGGCAAGCCCGTCGCGGGGATCCCGGTCCAGCACTCGGACGAGCTGGAGAAGATCATCTCGGACAACGGCGTCTCCATCGGGGTCATCGCGACCCCCGCGGGCGCCGCGCAGCCGGTGTGCGACCGGCTGGTCGCTGCCGGTGTCACCTCCATCCTCAACTTCGCGCCGACTGTGCTGTCGGTCCCGGACGGTGTCGACGTACGCAAGGTCGACCTCTCCATCGAGCTGCAGATCCTCGCCTTCCACGAGCAGCGCAAGGCCGGCGAGGAGTCGGAGGCGGACGCCGCCCTGCCGCCGGTGGGAGCACACGGTGCGGGCTCGGCCGCGGCTGCCGCCGAGGCCACGGGCTCGGGCGTCTCCGCCCAGGCACCCGCGGCTGTGCCCACGGACGCCGGTGCCACGACGGCCGCACCTGCTGCTGCAGGCGCAGGATCCGGTACGGGAGCCGCCGCGGCCGCGAGTGCGGGCGCCGGCCGGAAAGGACCCGACGGGGACGTCCCCGCCGTGATGCCGGCATGA
- a CDS encoding HAD family hydrolase, with amino-acid sequence MAALGWLTPRRRSATARSVLAGEAAAEAARKTSMQFDAEAEARDAEVAQKKEPDFPVVGDVQAAAFFDLDNTVMQGAAIFHFGRGLYKRKFFQRRELARFAWQQTWFRLAGVEDPDHMQDVRESALSIVKGHRVSELMSIGEEIYDEYMADRIWPGTRALAQAHLDAGQKVWLVTAAPVETATIIARRLGLTGALGTVAESVDGVYTGKLVGEPLHGPAKAEAVRALAAAENLDLARCAAYSDSHNDIPMLSLVGHPYAINPDTKLRKHAREREWRLRDYRTGRKAAKVGIPAAAGVGALAGGTAAAVALHRRRR; translated from the coding sequence ATGGCCGCACTGGGATGGCTCACCCCCCGTAGGCGCTCCGCCACCGCCCGGAGCGTCCTCGCCGGCGAGGCCGCCGCCGAGGCAGCCCGCAAGACCTCGATGCAGTTCGACGCCGAGGCCGAGGCCCGGGACGCCGAGGTGGCACAGAAGAAGGAGCCGGACTTCCCCGTCGTCGGGGACGTCCAGGCCGCGGCCTTCTTCGACCTCGACAACACCGTCATGCAGGGCGCCGCGATCTTCCACTTCGGGCGGGGCCTGTACAAGCGGAAGTTCTTCCAGCGGCGCGAGCTGGCGAGGTTCGCCTGGCAGCAGACCTGGTTCCGGCTCGCCGGCGTCGAGGACCCGGACCACATGCAGGACGTCCGCGAGTCCGCCCTCTCCATCGTCAAGGGCCACCGTGTCTCCGAGCTGATGTCCATCGGCGAGGAGATCTACGACGAGTACATGGCCGACCGCATCTGGCCCGGCACCCGCGCCCTCGCCCAGGCCCACCTCGACGCGGGCCAGAAGGTCTGGCTGGTCACCGCGGCGCCGGTCGAGACCGCGACGATCATCGCCCGCAGGCTCGGCCTGACCGGCGCGCTGGGCACCGTGGCCGAGTCGGTCGACGGCGTCTACACCGGCAAGCTCGTCGGCGAGCCGCTGCACGGCCCGGCGAAGGCCGAGGCGGTACGCGCCCTGGCGGCGGCCGAGAACCTGGACCTGGCCCGCTGCGCGGCGTACAGCGACTCGCACAACGACATCCCGATGCTCTCCCTGGTCGGGCATCCGTACGCGATCAATCCGGACACCAAGCTCCGCAAGCACGCGCGCGAACGCGAATGGCGGCTGCGCGACTACCGCACGGGCCGCAAGGCGGCCAAGGTCGGCATCCCGGCCGCCGCGGGCGTGGGCGCACTGGCGGGCGGAACGGCCGCGGCAGTGGCCCTGCACCGCCGGCGCCGCTGA